The Paenibacillus yonginensis genome segment TTATTCCGGACCATCACCGACAGCGTGGCCGGGTCCATATGGTCGATATGCTCGTGCGTAATCAGACACAGATCAGCCCCGGTGATATGCTCCGGACGAATCGGCGCCGGGTAACTCCGCCCTTCAAACTCGGACACAAAAGGATCGACGTAAACCGTCACGCCTCCCCCTTTGATGATGACGCTTTCCTGGCCCAGAAACCAGACCGACAGACAGCCGTACGGCACCTCCGTGTTATTGACCTCCTGAATCAAGACCTCTCCGCTTCTGCTCTTGTTTCTATTCGTTTCGTTCATCCGTTGCGCTCCTTTCAGCCATTATAATAAAAGCTCGTTATGTAAAAAGCGCCCCCCGAAAAAGGAAAGCGCCCCAAGGTCTTAAGCTTGCGCCGGTTTGCCATCCACCCGTTCCACAACATAAGAGATGGTAACTGGTTTGGCCGGTTTGGTTTTCTTCTGGAAACCGACGATCCAGGTGATGATTTTTCCCGCGATCAAGACGGCCAGAACCGTAAACAGCGTTTCCGGCAGCGGCAGGAAAATCAGGGAAACCAGCAGGACCACGGCATCAAGTAAAATAAATACCGTACCGATCTTCATGCCGGTCCATTTGCTAACGCATAAAGCCAATATATCGTCCCCTCCGCAGGCTCCTCCTCCGCGTAGAACAAGACCAGCTCCTATCCCGGTCAGCAATCCGGAAAGGATTGCCACGACGAGCAGGTTATGGTGCAGATTCAGCGTTATCGGCGAATAACGTTCGCATGCTTCGTACGCAGCCGAGAAGGAAACCGAGCCTAGCAGCATATAGCCGATGAAACGGCGTCCTTTCAGATAAAAAGCAAGCACCATCAGGGGGAGGTCCAGCAGAATCGTCATCAGGCCGGGCGGCAGATTAAACAGGTATTTCCCCAGCAGGGCTATCCCGACAAATCCGCCCTCCGCCAAATGATTCTGAAAGTTAATGTGGTAATACGTCAATGCAAGCAAAATCGAACCCGTTAAAATCATTATAATCTGTCTGACATGGTTGGTGTTTTCTGTTCTCATCAGGTATCCCTCTTATCGCAGTTTTGTTGTCCTTTCGGCAACGCCCTGCAAAGAAGGTCCTTCGAGCTTTTGTCCTTCGCATGATTACACGCTTCTTTCGCAGGGAGTTAGCCTATCCGGCATGCCACTACGAAAGGGAGCTAAGTATAAGAGAGATCACAACGTTTCCAAATCGTCCTTTCGGATTTCGTCCTTCGGGAACTCATGGTATCCTGATCCTTTCCTTATTTGATTTGAAGCAAAAGCCGATCAGCCGGTTCTGCCTCCTTTTTTCCTAATATTATTA includes the following:
- a CDS encoding YitT family protein gives rise to the protein MRTENTNHVRQIIMILTGSILLALTYYHINFQNHLAEGGFVGIALLGKYLFNLPPGLMTILLDLPLMVLAFYLKGRRFIGYMLLGSVSFSAAYEACERYSPITLNLHHNLLVVAILSGLLTGIGAGLVLRGGGACGGDDILALCVSKWTGMKIGTVFILLDAVVLLVSLIFLPLPETLFTVLAVLIAGKIITWIVGFQKKTKPAKPVTISYVVERVDGKPAQA